The genomic DNA CGGCCGCCACCTTGTCGGCAATGGCGAAAAGCCGCGGATCAGTCGGCCGGATCCGTAGCTCAGTGTCCAGATTTTCGGCCAGCGGTGCAAGGGCCGAGCTCATGCTTACTTCCGGCTGAATTTGCCCGTCGCGCTCCACCCCGGAACGCACCTTTCACAGTGGCGCAAGAATAGGGGGAAACGGAGCGCGGAGCAAGCGATCAGGGCGTGGTCAACGGGCATCCGGGCGAGGCGGGGAAATCTACGGATTCATTCGCGGAGTCCGCGGAGGGCTGGAGGATCGGAGGCATGGTTGCCCCGTCGGGTCAGTAGCGGCGCATTACTCCCGATTGCTGAAACACGGCGTCTGGAATCATCAGCCGCAGTCATGGGGTACAGCCGGCCGTATCCCGGGATTGCGAGGGCCACTCGTGGTCCTCCAGACCTCCGCAACCTCCGCGATTGAATCCGTTGGAGTGCAGCCCTGCCGCGATGCAACCGAAGCACCGACGATAGCCGCGCCGGAGCGGCCCTGGCCGCCTGCGACACGGCTGCCGGCTACTCGTCCCAGCGCTGGATCGTCAGGCAGACGTTGTGGCCCCCGAACCCGAACGAGTTCGTCGCCGCCACGCGCACTTCGCGCTCGATGAGCGTGTTGTGTGCGTAGTTCAGGTCACACGCCGGATCGGGCGTACTGAAGTTGATCGTCGGCGGGATCGTGCCGTCGCGACAGACCAGCAAACAGATCACGGCCTCGACACCGCCGGCTGCACCGAGCAGATGCCCGGTCATGGACTTGGTGGAGCCCATCACGAGATTGTAGGCGTGGTCCCCGAACACGGCCTTCACCGCGAGCGTCTCGTTGAGATCGTTCATCGGTGTGGATGTGCCGTGCGCGTTGATGTAGTCCACGTCGCTCACATCCAGCCCGGCGTCCTTCAGCGCCGCGCGGATCGCCAGCTGCGCACCAGCGCCCTCGGGTGCAGGCGCTGTCAGATGGTGGGCATCGGCGCTCTGGCCGAAGCCGGTGAGCTCGCCGAGGATCTCGGCGCCACGCGCCCTTGCGTGCTCCAGCTCCTCGAGCACCACGATGCCGGAGCCCTCGCCCAGCACGAACCCGTCGCGGGTCGCGTCGAACGGCCGGCTCGCCGTCTCGGGTGACTCGTTGCGTCCCGAGAGCGCCTTCATGTTCGCGAAGCCGGCGATCGTCAGCGGCGTCACCGTCGCTTCCGCACCGCCGGCCACCATCACGTCCGCCTCGCCGCGCTGGATGATGCGCAGAGCGTCGCCGAGTGCATGCGCACTCGATGCACACGCCGAGACCGTGCAATAGTTCGGACCGCGCATGCCGTAGCGCATGGAGACGTGACCCGCGGCGATGTCGGGAATGAACATCGGAACGAAGAACGGACTGATCCGCTTCGGACCGCGCTCCAGCATCACGCGTGTCTGGTCCTCGAACGTCGCGATGCCGCCGATACCGCTGCCTATCAGCACACCGACGCGATCGAAATCGACGTTCGCGGGACGGTCGGCCAGGCCAGCCTGCGTAACCGCCTCCTGGGAGGCGGCCATCGCGAACTGCGCGAAGCGATCCATCCGCTTCGCTTCCTTCCGTTCCAGGTACTTTTCGACCTCGAAGTCCTTGACCTCCGCGGCGAAGCGTACGTCGAAATCGGTCGTGTCGAACTGCGTGATGGGGCCCGCACC from Longimicrobiales bacterium includes the following:
- the fabF gene encoding beta-ketoacyl-ACP synthase II — protein: MTNQNGTRRVVVTGMGMVTPVGNDLQSTWDALKAGRSGAGPITQFDTTDFDVRFAAEVKDFEVEKYLERKEAKRMDRFAQFAMAASQEAVTQAGLADRPANVDFDRVGVLIGSGIGGIATFEDQTRVMLERGPKRISPFFVPMFIPDIAAGHVSMRYGMRGPNYCTVSACASSAHALGDALRIIQRGEADVMVAGGAEATVTPLTIAGFANMKALSGRNESPETASRPFDATRDGFVLGEGSGIVVLEELEHARARGAEILGELTGFGQSADAHHLTAPAPEGAGAQLAIRAALKDAGLDVSDVDYINAHGTSTPMNDLNETLAVKAVFGDHAYNLVMGSTKSMTGHLLGAAGGVEAVICLLVCRDGTIPPTINFSTPDPACDLNYAHNTLIEREVRVAATNSFGFGGHNVCLTIQRWDE